The following are from one region of the Cloacibacterium sp. TD35 genome:
- a CDS encoding energy transducer TonB: MRTIVFIFLFFISFIKAQESVPFVGNDLLYKGGFVNFYKEVHQIIVNKNLVPCEKKEVLYHQEFIVTNHGEFKKIENHPNVYNANKCASDLLDQVLPELKNWIPAQKEGKNISARSVFAFFPDDLFDNYKEGYDPKKLNADASFLNGGLSSFRDEVAKKVDLSGFNGRGKITVIIKFVVDVDGSVTDVAVEKSSGLKEFDDRFVYALKHVKKKWEPAKVYGNPVRQRYKIPFSVNFD, from the coding sequence ATGAGAACTATTGTATTTATTTTTTTATTTTTTATTTCTTTTATTAAAGCTCAGGAATCTGTTCCTTTTGTTGGAAATGATTTATTGTACAAAGGTGGATTTGTAAATTTCTATAAAGAAGTTCATCAAATAATTGTGAACAAAAATTTAGTGCCTTGTGAAAAAAAGGAAGTTCTATATCATCAAGAATTTATTGTAACCAATCATGGAGAGTTTAAAAAAATAGAAAATCATCCAAATGTTTATAATGCCAATAAATGTGCAAGTGATTTGCTGGATCAAGTTTTGCCAGAACTTAAGAATTGGATTCCAGCTCAAAAAGAAGGCAAGAATATTAGTGCTAGAAGTGTATTTGCTTTTTTTCCTGATGATTTGTTTGATAATTACAAAGAAGGTTATGATCCTAAAAAATTAAATGCTGATGCTAGTTTTTTAAATGGAGGATTAAGTTCATTTAGAGATGAAGTTGCTAAAAAAGTAGACTTAAGTGGGTTTAATGGTAGAGGTAAAATAACAGTTATTATAAAATTTGTTGTAGATGTTGATGGCTCAGTAACAGATGTTGCAGTAGAAAAGAGCTCTGGCTTGAAAGAATTTGATGATAGATTTGTTTATGCATTAAAACATGTCAAAAAGAAATGGGAGCCTGCTAAAGTATATGGTAATCCTGTAAGACAGAGATATAAAATTCCATTTAGTGTAAATTTTGACTGA
- the lysA gene encoding diaminopimelate decarboxylase → MTNQDLLQIAEEFGTPVYVYDADSIKSQYEKLTTSFAESTKFFYACKSLTNINILKYVEKLGANLDCVSINEVKLGLKAGFSPERILFTPNCVDLAEIEEAMSLNVHINIDNISILEQFGTKYGDSYPVFLRINPHIFAGGNYKISTGHIDSKFGISIHQMRHIERVMKSTNLNIEGLHMHTGSEIKDPEVFLQGLEIMFELSESFPNLKYIDMGSGFKVPYQKGELETDVKALGKKVEKAVAQFKKETGKEFELWFEPGKYLVSKSGHFLVKSNVIKQTTATVFVGVNSGFNHLIRPMFYDSYHIIENLTNPKGTERIYTVVGNICETDTFAWDRKLHEVREGDVLVFRNAGAYGFEMSSNFNSRLKPAEVLFLDGKAHLIRKREEFDDLLKNQIEVL, encoded by the coding sequence ATGACAAATCAAGATTTGCTTCAGATTGCGGAAGAATTCGGAACACCAGTTTATGTTTATGACGCCGATTCTATAAAATCTCAGTACGAGAAACTCACCACTTCTTTTGCAGAGAGCACTAAGTTTTTCTACGCTTGTAAATCACTCACCAATATCAACATCCTAAAATATGTAGAAAAATTAGGAGCTAATCTTGATTGTGTTTCTATAAACGAAGTAAAATTAGGCTTGAAAGCTGGTTTTTCGCCAGAAAGAATTTTATTTACGCCCAATTGTGTAGACCTTGCCGAAATAGAAGAAGCAATGTCTCTAAACGTTCATATTAATATTGATAATATCTCTATTTTAGAGCAATTCGGGACTAAATATGGTGATTCTTACCCGGTTTTTCTAAGAATTAATCCACATATTTTTGCAGGAGGAAATTATAAAATTTCTACGGGACACATTGATTCTAAATTTGGGATTTCTATTCACCAAATGCGTCATATAGAACGTGTGATGAAATCTACCAATCTTAACATTGAAGGTTTGCACATGCATACTGGTAGCGAGATTAAGGACCCAGAAGTATTCTTACAAGGTTTAGAAATTATGTTTGAGCTTTCAGAAAGTTTCCCAAATCTTAAATATATTGATATGGGAAGCGGTTTCAAAGTTCCTTACCAAAAAGGTGAATTAGAAACAGATGTAAAAGCACTAGGGAAAAAAGTAGAAAAAGCAGTGGCTCAGTTCAAAAAAGAAACTGGTAAAGAATTTGAATTGTGGTTTGAGCCAGGAAAATATTTGGTTTCTAAATCTGGGCATTTTTTGGTGAAATCTAATGTGATTAAACAAACTACCGCTACGGTTTTTGTAGGGGTAAATTCTGGTTTTAATCATTTAATCAGACCTATGTTCTATGATTCATATCACATCATCGAAAACCTGACCAATCCGAAAGGAACTGAAAGAATTTACACCGTAGTTGGAAATATCTGTGAGACAGATACCTTTGCTTGGGATAGAAAACTACACGAAGTAAGAGAAGGAGATGTTTTAGTGTTCAGAAATGCAGGAGCTTATGGTTTCGAAATGAGTTCTAATTTCAATTCTAGATTGAAACCTGCCGAAGTTTTATTCTTAGACGGGAAAGCTCATCTCATCAGAAAAAGAGAAGAATTCGATGATTTATTGAAAAATCAAATCGAAGTTTTATAA
- a CDS encoding 3'-5' exonuclease has product MYTIIDIEGNGAPYRKESIIEIAIFRYDGHVITDQFISLVNPESEISPFVQKLTGITPKMVKTAPKFHEIAKRIIEITEGTILVGHNIDFDYRMLRQSFKRLGFDFKINTLDTIPLAKKLIPHEKSYSLGKLCKSIGIPLVDEHRASGDARATLELFKLLKTKDNSHEIIQQHHEESNAKSYINKIKELTQDLPSEKGFVYFQNASGAILFEDYVDDIFRVSKKLFNSKSVKWQNIQEEVAQINYELTGTDTIARLMLLNQNKSKKQFLPYGLYYIDGKFMVEKNSLHTEKPLLKFKNFSQGSKVKHYITENELLSDYKTLKELITLKGRNELWIGKGRNLGEKSFLIIEEGKLISFGYYELFHQIQSRKKLNKLQIEVKKVSPEIINDLKLSLLKNEYKIEKLPK; this is encoded by the coding sequence TTGTATACCATAATAGACATAGAAGGAAACGGAGCGCCTTATAGAAAAGAAAGCATTATAGAAATTGCGATTTTCAGATATGATGGCCACGTTATCACAGACCAATTTATTTCACTTGTCAATCCAGAAAGTGAAATATCTCCATTTGTACAAAAACTGACAGGAATTACCCCAAAAATGGTAAAAACCGCCCCAAAATTTCATGAAATCGCGAAAAGAATCATAGAAATTACAGAAGGAACCATTTTAGTAGGACATAATATAGATTTTGATTACAGGATGCTTCGTCAAAGTTTTAAAAGGTTAGGTTTTGATTTTAAAATCAATACTTTAGATACCATTCCTTTGGCAAAAAAACTGATTCCTCATGAAAAGAGTTATTCTCTGGGGAAATTATGTAAATCTATTGGGATTCCTTTGGTAGATGAACACAGAGCTTCTGGTGATGCAAGAGCTACTTTGGAACTTTTTAAATTATTAAAAACCAAAGACAACAGCCACGAAATTATTCAGCAGCACCACGAAGAAAGCAACGCAAAATCTTATATCAATAAAATAAAAGAACTTACGCAAGATTTACCTTCAGAGAAAGGTTTTGTGTATTTTCAAAATGCTTCTGGAGCCATTCTTTTTGAAGATTATGTAGATGATATTTTTAGAGTTTCTAAAAAATTATTCAATTCTAAATCTGTTAAATGGCAAAATATTCAGGAAGAAGTTGCCCAAATTAACTACGAACTTACGGGAACAGATACGATTGCGAGACTAATGTTGTTGAATCAAAATAAATCGAAGAAGCAGTTTTTACCATATGGTTTGTACTACATTGATGGAAAATTTATGGTTGAAAAAAATTCTCTTCACACTGAAAAACCTTTGTTGAAATTCAAAAACTTTTCTCAAGGCAGCAAAGTGAAGCATTATATCACCGAAAATGAATTGCTTAGCGATTATAAAACGCTGAAAGAGCTTATTACGCTGAAAGGTAGAAATGAACTTTGGATAGGAAAAGGCAGAAATCTCGGCGAGAAATCTTTTCTCATCATAGAAGAAGGAAAATTGATTTCATTCGGGTATTATGAATTGTTCCATCAGATTCAGTCTAGGAAGAAATTAAATAAATTGCAGATTGAAGTGAAGAAAGTTTCGCCAGAAATCATCAACGATTTAAAACTATCTTTACTGAAAAACGAGTATAAAATAGAAAAATTACCTAAATAA
- a CDS encoding helicase HerA-like domain-containing protein has translation MANKSKFIEELNSRYQPKGEYIVLGKGMLDGEVITEVDVTVPLKTVNRHGLIAGATGTGKTKTLQVFVEQLSHKGIPTLVMDIKGDLSGIAVEGEQNDKINERYAKTQLPYQPQSFPVELMTISAEKGLKLRATVTEFGPVLLSKILGLNETQSSIMSIVFKYADDKALPLIDLDDLKKVLQYVTDNADGKKELADNYGSISPASLGAILRSIVAMEQQGATNFFGEPSFDVEDLLQTRGGKGVVNVLRVSDIQNQPQLFSTFMLSLFAEIYMTFPEEGDSGKPKLVLFIDEAHLIFNEASKALLSQIETMVKLIRSKGVGIYFITQIPGDVPENVLSQLGLKIQHALRGFTAKDRKEIDKAVENYPITEYYDAANLIQNLGIGEAFVTALDEKGIPTPLVHTYLISPESRMDVLTSEEIDDFVNSSDLVKKYKNEVDKESAYEILAKRMEQAAEVEKEVAQEKSTARQPKEEPGMFEQVMKSRAGRTFTTTLAREGAKFVLGMFGLKMRR, from the coding sequence ATGGCTAACAAATCAAAATTTATAGAAGAACTTAACTCTAGATATCAACCAAAAGGAGAATATATCGTTCTAGGAAAGGGAATGTTAGACGGAGAAGTAATTACTGAAGTAGATGTTACAGTTCCTCTAAAAACAGTCAATAGACATGGTCTGATTGCGGGAGCAACAGGTACAGGAAAAACCAAAACGCTACAAGTTTTTGTAGAACAACTTTCGCATAAAGGCATTCCAACTTTAGTGATGGACATAAAAGGTGACCTTTCTGGAATTGCTGTAGAAGGCGAACAAAATGATAAAATCAACGAAAGATATGCGAAAACGCAATTGCCATATCAGCCGCAATCTTTTCCAGTAGAACTCATGACTATTTCTGCGGAGAAAGGCTTGAAACTGAGAGCTACCGTTACAGAATTTGGTCCAGTTTTACTTTCTAAAATTTTAGGATTGAATGAAACGCAGTCAAGTATTATGTCTATCGTTTTCAAATATGCAGATGATAAAGCATTGCCGCTCATTGATTTAGATGATTTGAAAAAAGTTTTGCAATATGTAACCGATAATGCTGATGGCAAAAAAGAATTAGCAGACAATTACGGTTCTATTTCACCAGCTTCTTTAGGTGCGATTCTTCGTTCGATTGTAGCGATGGAGCAACAAGGAGCAACGAATTTTTTCGGTGAACCAAGTTTTGATGTTGAAGATTTACTGCAAACCAGAGGCGGAAAAGGCGTAGTAAACGTTTTGAGAGTTTCAGATATTCAAAACCAACCGCAATTGTTTTCTACGTTTATGCTTTCGCTTTTTGCAGAAATTTACATGACTTTTCCAGAAGAAGGAGACAGCGGAAAACCAAAATTAGTTCTTTTTATAGACGAAGCGCATTTGATTTTCAATGAAGCGAGTAAAGCTTTGCTTTCGCAGATAGAAACGATGGTGAAACTTATTCGTTCAAAAGGAGTAGGAATTTATTTTATTACTCAAATTCCAGGAGATGTTCCAGAAAATGTGCTTTCTCAGTTAGGGCTTAAAATTCAGCACGCTTTGCGTGGTTTCACAGCAAAAGACAGAAAAGAAATTGATAAAGCAGTAGAAAATTATCCGATTACCGAATATTATGACGCAGCCAATTTAATTCAGAATTTAGGAATTGGTGAAGCTTTCGTCACAGCGCTTGATGAGAAAGGAATTCCAACTCCATTGGTTCATACTTATTTGATTTCGCCAGAGTCTAGAATGGATGTTTTGACTTCTGAAGAAATAGATGATTTTGTTAATTCTTCTGATTTGGTTAAAAAATATAAAAATGAGGTAGACAAAGAATCTGCCTACGAAATTTTAGCGAAACGCATGGAACAAGCTGCGGAAGTAGAAAAAGAAGTAGCACAAGAAAAATCTACGGCAAGACAACCCAAAGAAGAACCAGGAATGTTCGAGCAAGTGATGAAGTCTAGAGCTGGAAGAACATTCACTACCACTTTAGCCAGAGAAGGCGCCAAATTTGTCCTCGGAATGTTTGGTTTGAAGATGAGAAGGTAA
- a CDS encoding TonB-dependent receptor domain-containing protein, translating to MNIKLYSIAAIFFATTHTLFAQQEQDSTYRNIEIVKITKVLPKSQNKQNLETKQSDLLNHDAGKFLNSIPEINGIKKAGNYATDPVLRGFKYEQLNIVIDGAAHAVNACPSRMDPAVSQVNMNMVQEAEIYKGPYHFRYGNSFGGTINFVTLAPEFSENLKLGGRISSGYESNGNVFRNELFSQLSHKKIVWDLFGSYQKGDRYKDGNGDEVRSAFLRYNMGTKGNFKWNDQNVTTLQINTNQGRDVEFAALNMDLIYDKTWMFQLKHLAEFNQKYLKHLDFNSYYSFVDHSMGTPDRKMISDVQSTTYGARLESKFAFGKNIFYTGLDYKHEGAENIRMIMPAMMPMRDGTSWQDSSIDQIGWFNEYQMNFKNSKLVTSLRLDYNKGDAKALSNLFKTLYGDGKAENLNHSLSLGYNKNLCNHNQLGIWLGRAQRSGSLTERYINRFAVGIDAYELVGNPDLKPETNNQIDLIFTHKKDNIFFQADVFYSYLENYISGVIVPIKPYSMTAPGTRQIQNIEKAFKTGVETRFNWQFSPKFRTELAAAYTYAEDLSTNSPLPEIAPLDFRWNVLADFSPVSLGLHYRYSAKQSRINPTFGEFTTPEFSVFDFTSKYNVFKNATLSFDVLNIFDRAYAEHLNRTLSTNKKQRILAVGRSFNIGFSYNF from the coding sequence ATGAATATTAAACTTTATAGCATTGCTGCAATATTTTTTGCAACAACCCACACTTTATTCGCTCAACAAGAACAAGACAGCACTTACCGAAATATAGAAATTGTAAAAATTACCAAAGTTTTACCTAAATCTCAAAACAAACAAAACTTAGAAACCAAGCAATCTGATTTACTGAATCACGATGCTGGAAAATTCCTGAATTCTATTCCAGAAATTAACGGAATTAAAAAAGCAGGGAATTATGCTACAGACCCTGTTTTGAGAGGGTTCAAATATGAGCAGTTGAATATTGTTATTGACGGTGCAGCTCATGCCGTAAATGCGTGCCCAAGTAGAATGGATCCTGCAGTTTCTCAAGTCAATATGAACATGGTTCAAGAAGCTGAAATTTACAAAGGTCCTTATCATTTTCGATACGGAAATTCTTTCGGAGGAACCATTAATTTCGTAACCCTTGCTCCTGAATTTTCAGAAAATTTAAAATTAGGAGGTAGGATTTCATCAGGCTACGAAAGCAATGGAAACGTTTTTAGAAATGAATTGTTTTCTCAACTTTCACACAAAAAAATTGTTTGGGATTTATTCGGTTCTTATCAAAAAGGAGACCGTTACAAAGACGGAAACGGTGACGAAGTGCGTTCTGCTTTTCTAAGATACAACATGGGAACCAAAGGAAATTTCAAATGGAATGACCAAAATGTAACCACATTACAAATCAATACCAACCAAGGAAGAGATGTAGAATTTGCTGCACTTAACATGGATTTAATTTATGACAAAACATGGATGTTCCAGCTAAAACATTTGGCAGAATTCAACCAAAAATATTTAAAACATTTAGATTTTAATTCTTACTACTCTTTCGTAGACCATTCTATGGGAACCCCTGATAGAAAAATGATTTCTGACGTACAATCTACCACTTATGGAGCCCGATTAGAATCTAAATTCGCTTTCGGGAAAAACATTTTCTACACTGGCTTAGATTATAAACATGAAGGCGCAGAAAATATCAGAATGATTATGCCTGCCATGATGCCAATGAGAGACGGAACTTCTTGGCAAGATTCTTCTATTGACCAAATCGGTTGGTTTAATGAATATCAAATGAATTTTAAAAATTCAAAATTAGTAACTTCTCTTCGTTTAGATTACAATAAAGGTGATGCGAAAGCACTTTCTAATCTATTCAAAACACTTTACGGAGACGGAAAAGCAGAAAACTTGAACCACAGCTTAAGTTTAGGATATAATAAAAATTTGTGCAACCATAATCAGCTGGGAATTTGGCTAGGAAGAGCACAACGAAGTGGAAGTTTAACCGAAAGATATATCAATAGATTTGCTGTAGGAATAGACGCTTACGAATTGGTAGGAAATCCTGATTTAAAACCTGAAACCAACAACCAAATCGACCTTATTTTCACCCACAAAAAAGATAATATTTTCTTCCAAGCAGACGTTTTCTATTCTTACTTAGAAAATTATATTTCTGGAGTGATTGTTCCCATCAAACCGTATTCTATGACGGCACCAGGAACCAGACAAATCCAAAATATAGAAAAAGCATTCAAAACAGGAGTGGAAACCAGATTTAATTGGCAATTTTCACCAAAATTCCGCACAGAATTGGCGGCAGCTTATACCTATGCAGAAGACTTGAGCACTAATAGTCCTTTGCCAGAAATCGCTCCGCTAGATTTCCGTTGGAATGTGTTAGCAGATTTTTCACCAGTAAGTTTGGGACTTCATTACAGATATTCTGCAAAACAAAGTAGAATCAATCCAACTTTTGGTGAATTTACCACTCCAGAATTTTCTGTGTTTGATTTCACCTCAAAATATAATGTTTTCAAAAATGCTACTTTAAGTTTTGATGTTTTAAACATCTTTGACCGTGCATATGCAGAACATTTAAACAGAACACTTTCTACCAATAAAAAGCAAAGAATTTTAGCCGTTGGTAGAAGCTTCAACATTGGTTTTAGCTATAATTTTTAA
- a CDS encoding Crp/Fnr family transcriptional regulator produces the protein MSKTTEFSATPELLNQLYEYSTVKNYEAGDVILDENARIRSIPIVTKGSIKVMRTEEDGREILLYYIKAGESCVMSFLGGLHGETSKVKAEVEEDAEILFLPTEKVAQLIKTHPEWLDYIFKLYHKRFEELLEMVNEVTFKKVDDRLLSLLQKKSELTDSKIIHTTHEQLANELGTARVVVSRLLKSLEEDGKLKLGRNKIELLS, from the coding sequence ATGTCAAAAACTACAGAATTTAGTGCAACACCAGAACTTCTTAATCAATTATACGAATACAGCACTGTAAAAAATTACGAAGCTGGCGATGTGATTCTAGACGAAAACGCAAGAATTCGCTCTATCCCTATCGTTACTAAAGGAAGCATAAAAGTAATGCGAACTGAAGAAGACGGTAGAGAAATTCTACTCTATTATATAAAAGCTGGTGAAAGTTGCGTAATGTCTTTCCTTGGCGGTTTACACGGAGAAACCTCTAAAGTAAAAGCCGAAGTAGAAGAAGATGCAGAAATATTATTCTTGCCTACTGAAAAAGTAGCGCAACTCATTAAAACGCATCCAGAATGGCTAGACTATATTTTCAAATTATACCATAAACGTTTTGAGGAATTGCTAGAAATGGTAAATGAAGTAACTTTCAAAAAAGTAGATGATAGACTACTCTCTTTGCTTCAAAAAAAATCAGAACTTACCGATTCTAAAATTATTCATACCACACACGAACAGTTGGCCAATGAATTAGGAACTGCCAGAGTAGTGGTTTCCAGACTACTAAAATCTCTGGAAGAAGACGGCAAATTGAAATTAGGCAGAAATAAAATTGAACTTTTATCATAA
- a CDS encoding sulfite exporter TauE/SafE family protein, giving the protein MEILGYFFALIIGLIMGIIGGGGSILGVPIFVYLFDMNALTATTLSLFVVGVASAVGATGNARQGNVDFKTALLFGIPSVFSVIFVRKIILPHLPDPIISIGTFHIEKNLFILVLFAALMLISSIKMIVGNQKIETTNQNPQYPMLVTQGIAVGMITGMIGAGGGFLIVPALVMLLNLEMKKAIGTSMMIISMNSLLGFLSSQKTEINWQFLLIFTSIAVVGMLIGIQLAKKIDGKKLKPIFGWFVLIMGIYIIIKEVFFH; this is encoded by the coding sequence ATGGAAATCTTAGGATACTTTTTCGCACTTATCATCGGGCTAATTATGGGAATAATTGGCGGTGGTGGCAGTATTTTAGGCGTTCCTATTTTTGTATATTTGTTTGACATGAACGCATTAACCGCAACAACTCTTTCTCTTTTTGTAGTAGGTGTTGCGAGTGCAGTAGGTGCTACAGGAAACGCCAGACAAGGAAATGTAGATTTTAAAACCGCTTTATTATTCGGGATTCCTTCTGTATTTTCTGTGATTTTTGTTCGCAAAATCATTTTACCTCATCTTCCTGATCCTATTATCAGTATAGGAACATTTCATATTGAGAAAAATCTATTCATTTTAGTTCTTTTTGCTGCTTTAATGCTCATTTCATCCATTAAAATGATTGTAGGAAACCAAAAAATAGAAACTACGAATCAAAACCCGCAATATCCTATGCTTGTCACCCAAGGAATTGCTGTAGGTATGATTACAGGCATGATTGGAGCTGGTGGTGGTTTTCTCATTGTTCCCGCATTAGTCATGCTGCTTAATTTAGAAATGAAAAAAGCCATCGGAACTTCTATGATGATTATTTCTATGAATTCTCTTTTGGGTTTTTTAAGCTCTCAAAAAACAGAAATTAATTGGCAATTTCTTTTGATTTTCACTTCAATTGCTGTCGTTGGAATGCTCATTGGAATTCAATTAGCTAAAAAAATAGATGGCAAAAAACTGAAACCTATTTTCGGTTGGTTTGTTTTGATCATGGGAATTTATATCATCATCAAAGAAGTCTTTTTTCACTAA
- a CDS encoding MBL fold metallo-hydrolase, with product MKIEQIYTGCLAQGAYYIVSEGEAAIIDPLREVQPYLDRLAKDNVKLKYIFETHFHADFVSGHVDLSKKTGAPIIYGPTAAPEFEAIVAEDNQIFEIGKIKIKVLHTPGHTMESSTYLLIDENGKNHAIFSGDTLFLGDVGRPDLAQKAANLTQEELAGLLYDSLYHKILPLEDDITVYPAHGAGSACGKNMQKETVDTLGNQKQTNYALKQTSKESFIAAVLDGLTAPPKYFGMNVAMNKKGYTSFDEVLAKGKTALSVDEFETAAEETGALILDTRNAAEFHKGFIPQSINIGLKGDFAPWVGSMIVDVQQPILLVCDDCTEEETITRLSRVGFDNVLGYLKGGFESWKNSGKEIDTVHRILPEEFAEKFNENSKVIDVRKEGEYAAEHVNDAYSKPLAYINDWVGNINPDEHFFLHCAGGYRSMIAASILQARGYRNFTEVEGGFNGIKKTEKVPTTDFVCQSKTAL from the coding sequence ATGAAAATAGAACAAATTTATACCGGTTGTTTAGCTCAAGGAGCTTATTACATCGTTTCTGAAGGAGAAGCAGCCATCATTGATCCATTAAGAGAGGTACAACCTTATCTTGATCGATTAGCAAAAGACAATGTAAAACTCAAGTACATTTTTGAGACACATTTCCATGCAGATTTTGTATCTGGTCATGTAGATTTATCTAAAAAAACGGGAGCTCCTATTATATATGGACCAACTGCCGCGCCAGAATTTGAAGCCATCGTAGCAGAAGACAATCAAATTTTTGAAATTGGAAAAATAAAAATCAAAGTTCTTCACACACCTGGCCACACCATGGAAAGTTCTACCTATTTGTTGATAGACGAAAATGGTAAAAACCATGCTATTTTCTCTGGTGACACTTTATTCTTAGGAGATGTAGGAAGACCTGATTTAGCTCAAAAAGCAGCAAATCTTACACAAGAAGAATTAGCAGGTTTGCTTTATGATTCACTGTACCACAAAATTCTTCCTTTAGAAGATGACATTACAGTTTATCCAGCTCATGGTGCTGGTTCTGCATGTGGAAAAAATATGCAAAAAGAGACTGTAGACACTTTAGGAAATCAAAAACAAACCAATTATGCTCTAAAACAAACCTCTAAAGAAAGTTTTATCGCTGCAGTTTTAGACGGTTTAACCGCTCCACCGAAATATTTCGGTATGAATGTAGCGATGAATAAGAAAGGTTATACCAGTTTTGATGAGGTTTTAGCAAAAGGTAAAACAGCGCTTTCTGTAGATGAATTTGAAACTGCTGCCGAAGAAACTGGAGCTTTAATATTAGACACTAGAAATGCTGCAGAATTCCATAAAGGATTCATTCCTCAATCGATTAATATCGGGTTGAAAGGAGATTTTGCACCTTGGGTTGGAAGTATGATTGTAGATGTACAACAGCCTATTCTTTTGGTATGTGATGATTGTACCGAAGAAGAAACCATTACCAGACTTTCTAGAGTTGGGTTTGATAATGTTTTAGGATACTTAAAAGGTGGCTTTGAAAGCTGGAAAAATTCAGGAAAAGAAATAGATACTGTTCATAGAATTTTACCAGAAGAATTTGCGGAAAAATTCAATGAAAACAGTAAGGTTATAGACGTAAGAAAAGAAGGAGAATATGCGGCAGAACATGTAAATGATGCTTATAGCAAACCATTAGCTTACATTAATGATTGGGTAGGAAACATCAATCCAGATGAACACTTCTTCTTGCATTGTGCAGGTGGTTACAGAAGCATGATTGCCGCAAGTATTTTGCAAGCAAGAGGTTATAGAAATTTCACAGAAGTAGAAGGTGGTTTTAACGGAATTAAAAAAACAGAAAAAGTTCCTACTACAGATTTTGTGTGTCAAAGTAAAACTGCATTGTAA
- a CDS encoding cupin domain-containing protein, with amino-acid sequence MNIFEKTGFTGDKPSVVSIKKTDKVNLFTVGLSEKQVLAKHITTIPATLVLLRGKVDFNISGETIVLREGDVYEIPVNVEHEVVGRDIENVFLIIKEL; translated from the coding sequence ATGAATATTTTCGAAAAAACAGGCTTCACAGGAGATAAACCTTCTGTAGTAAGCATCAAAAAAACGGATAAAGTCAACCTTTTTACCGTTGGCTTATCAGAAAAACAAGTGTTAGCAAAGCATATCACAACTATTCCTGCGACTTTAGTTTTGCTAAGAGGGAAAGTAGACTTTAACATCTCTGGAGAAACCATCGTTTTAAGAGAAGGAGATGTTTACGAAATCCCAGTAAATGTAGAACACGAAGTGGTAGGAAGAGATATAGAAAATGTATTCTTAATTATAAAAGAGTTATAA
- a CDS encoding methyltransferase, translating into MNQFDQNFWNSRWENGETGWDIGEASSPIAEYFLQVEDKEVKILIPGCGNAHEAELLLEEGFTNITLLDIAQKACEVISQKFSHHEVEVICKDFFEHQGKYDIIVEQTFFCALDPVLRAKYVEKMHDLLAENGKIIGVMFNKDFGNPFPPFGGNIEEYKSLFSEKFEIKTIENCHNSIKLRQNTEVFINFTKKQNSP; encoded by the coding sequence TTGAATCAATTCGATCAAAATTTTTGGAATTCTCGTTGGGAAAATGGCGAAACAGGTTGGGACATAGGCGAAGCCTCTTCACCTATCGCAGAATATTTTTTGCAAGTAGAAGATAAAGAGGTTAAAATATTAATTCCCGGTTGCGGAAATGCTCACGAAGCAGAATTGCTTTTAGAAGAAGGGTTTACAAACATCACGCTTCTAGACATTGCTCAGAAAGCTTGCGAAGTGATTTCTCAGAAATTTTCTCACCACGAAGTAGAAGTCATCTGCAAAGATTTTTTCGAACACCAAGGAAAATATGACATCATTGTAGAACAAACATTTTTCTGTGCACTTGACCCAGTGTTAAGAGCAAAATATGTAGAAAAAATGCACGATTTACTTGCCGAAAATGGCAAAATCATTGGGGTAATGTTCAATAAAGATTTTGGGAATCCGTTTCCTCCATTTGGTGGAAATATAGAGGAATATAAATCTCTTTTCAGCGAAAAATTTGAGATTAAAACAATAGAAAACTGCCACAACAGTATAAAACTGAGACAAAACACTGAAGTATTCATTAACTTCACTAAAAAACAAAACTCACCATAA
- a CDS encoding YgaP family membrane protein gives MKKNMGATDKYIRLFVALILAVLVYLKVIEGTWGIAATAVAFVFLLTGAIGFCPLYTLFGINTCKKE, from the coding sequence ATGAAAAAAAACATGGGAGCAACAGACAAGTACATTAGACTTTTCGTTGCATTAATTTTAGCCGTTTTGGTTTACCTAAAAGTAATTGAAGGAACTTGGGGAATCGCAGCAACCGCAGTTGCATTCGTTTTTCTATTAACTGGAGCCATCGGCTTTTGTCCGCTTTATACTTTATTTGGCATTAACACTTGCAAAAAAGAGTAA